Within Oligoflexus sp., the genomic segment GGTATAAGGTCACCTCATCCTGACCAAATTCCCTTCTGTTTGCCAATGAAGGAGTCTCCATGGGCCTCAGGATTCGCACGAACGTCCAATCTCTGACGGCGCAGAGACACATGGGCCTTTCCAATCAGAAGGTCAGTAGCCACATGGAGAAACTCTCCTCGGGCTACCGCATCAACAAAGCTGCTGATGATGCTGCGGGTCTGGCGATTTCGGACAGTTTGCATGCCGATATCCGCTCCCTGGCTCAGGCGCGTCGTAACGCGAACGATGCGGTTTCCATGCTGCAGGTGGCGGAAGGCAGTTTGGAGGAAGTCACAAGTATCGTGACGCGCCTCAAGGAACTTTCCGTGCAGGCCGCATCGGATACTGTGGGTGCCCGCGAACGTGAATTCCTGAATCGTGAATTCATGGCGCTCAAGGACGAAGTGGACCGTATCGTTCTCTCCACAGAATTCAACGGCACGCGCATGCTGATCGGTAATGGCGACGTCGCTCCCGAGCTGCTGGAATCGCACAACCAGTTTCCTTTGGAAATGCAGATCGGCAAAGATTACATCACGCCGCCTGACTCCCTTGAAGCCCGTAACCCTGTGAACATTATCCGTCTCGACTTCAGCAAGATGAATGCCGCGACCGAGGGTGAGAACTCGCTCGACCTTGGCAGCGCCGGCAATGAAGCGGGAACGCGGATTGATAACAAGATTGATGCGCAGAACTCGATGGCGAAAGTGGATGCGGCCCTGGGTCGCATTGCCGACTATCGCGCGACCATCGGTGCGGCCCAGAACCGTCTGGGTTCCACGGAACGAAACCTCGGTGTGGCGATCGAAAACCTCTCCGCCGCCCGTTCACGGATTCGCGATGCGGACTTCGCTTATGAAACCGCGGAATTCACCCAGGGGAACATTCTGCTTCAGGCTGGATCATCCATTCTTTCGCAGGCGAACAAGCTTCCTCAGGTCGCGCTCAACCTCGTACAAAACCTGGGATAATACGAAGGCGGGGTGACTCGTCCCCTTCGGCCCAGGTCCTCAGCTTGCCACCTCCCTTGGCCCTGGTGTATAGGGCCAAACAGGGAGGAAGCGCATATGGCCACACCACGCCTCTATATCACAGCCGCCGATCTTATCAGTCCTGCCGGTTGGGGACCTCACGTTCATTTGGACGGGCTCTTCAGCGACCGCTGTTTTTTGCGGCGTGAGGGCGCTTATATCCAGGGGCGATTGCCGGCAAAAATTCGCGAGGCCTTGGATCAATCCGCGGAAGAAAAGTCACTGAAGCATCAGGATCCTTTAACGCGATTGGCTGTTCTCCTGGTGCGGGGCATGGCGGAAAAAAATCGCATCGCCTCGGAATTCGGTGTGGTTTTTGGTTCGTCGCGCGGACCCACCCATCGTTTGGAATCCAGCATTCACGATCACCTGCAGCATAAAAAACTGCATCCACTCACAAGCCCGACATCGACAGCCAGCTCCCTGCCGGCGGCCGTGGCTCGTGACATCGGCCTGGAAGGTCCTTCGCTGTTTGTGTCCGCGGCCTGCTCCACTGGACTTCATGCTGTGATTCAGGCGGCCGCTTCCGTCCATATGGGTTTGGCCAAAGGCATGATCGCCGGCGGCGCCGAATTCTCGAATACCGAATACACCCTGGACATGCTGCAGGCTGCGAAGGTTTATGCCGCCTCTGATGCGAGCGAGTATCCCTGCCAGCCGGGAGGCGACGAACGCACGGGCATGGTCCTGAGCGAAGGTGCCGCCGCCGTGATCCTCGATTCCGATCCCTGGTTCCCGCCGCTCGGTGAACTCGTCGGGTGGGGAGCCGCGACGGAAAAATCCACGCTCACAGGCATTTCCGCGGATGGTGCGGTACTCGGGAAAGCCATTCAGAAAGCGCTCGATACGGCTGATCTTAAAGCCGATGACATCGATCTGATCGTCGGGCACGGCGCCGGCACC encodes:
- a CDS encoding flagellin, with amino-acid sequence MGLRIRTNVQSLTAQRHMGLSNQKVSSHMEKLSSGYRINKAADDAAGLAISDSLHADIRSLAQARRNANDAVSMLQVAEGSLEEVTSIVTRLKELSVQAASDTVGAREREFLNREFMALKDEVDRIVLSTEFNGTRMLIGNGDVAPELLESHNQFPLEMQIGKDYITPPDSLEARNPVNIIRLDFSKMNAATEGENSLDLGSAGNEAGTRIDNKIDAQNSMAKVDAALGRIADYRATIGAAQNRLGSTERNLGVAIENLSAARSRIRDADFAYETAEFTQGNILLQAGSSILSQANKLPQVALNLVQNLG
- a CDS encoding beta-ketoacyl synthase N-terminal-like domain-containing protein; the encoded protein is MATPRLYITAADLISPAGWGPHVHLDGLFSDRCFLRREGAYIQGRLPAKIREALDQSAEEKSLKHQDPLTRLAVLLVRGMAEKNRIASEFGVVFGSSRGPTHRLESSIHDHLQHKKLHPLTSPTSTASSLPAAVARDIGLEGPSLFVSAACSTGLHAVIQAAASVHMGLAKGMIAGGAEFSNTEYTLDMLQAAKVYAASDASEYPCQPGGDERTGMVLSEGAAAVILDSDPWFPPLGELVGWGAATEKSTLTGISADGAVLGKAIQKALDTADLKADDIDLIVGHGAGTKKGDAAELAAYDDIFAGRVPIVFHKWMFGHMLGASACASLILGMHHLIQGQLPPHPYLGFGEAGRGERRLHQQRHLLVTALGFGGNAAAVIVKNPALSQV